The Amycolatopsis viridis genome window below encodes:
- a CDS encoding ABC transporter ATP-binding protein — translation MSESATGVLPEQHQRTPVLSARNVVKHFPVRSGGLIRRQIGEVQAVSGVSFDIFERETLALVGESGCGKSTTARVVLNLQPATGGEVFFEGTELHKLHRKQMQTLRRQMQIVFQDPYASVDPRMPVNEIIAEPLRIHGLYEKGGRERVRELLATVGLRPEHGNRYPHEFSGGQRQRIGIARALALQPKLLVLDEPVSALDVSIQAGVLNLLQDLQAEFGLSYLFVSHDLSVVRHIANRIAVMYLGKIVETAPSEELFSNPAHPYTQALISAIPVPDPRKERSRERIVITGDVPSPANPPSGCRFRTRCPKFANELSDAERTKCIDEEPLLVDHGQGHPSACHYAEARQLI, via the coding sequence ATGAGCGAGAGCGCAACCGGCGTGCTGCCCGAGCAGCACCAGCGGACCCCGGTGCTGTCGGCCCGCAACGTCGTCAAACACTTCCCGGTGCGCAGCGGCGGCCTGATCCGGCGGCAGATCGGCGAGGTCCAGGCCGTGTCCGGGGTGTCGTTCGACATCTTCGAGCGCGAGACGCTCGCCCTGGTCGGCGAGTCCGGCTGCGGCAAGTCGACCACCGCGCGCGTGGTGCTGAACCTGCAACCGGCGACCGGCGGCGAGGTGTTCTTCGAAGGCACCGAACTGCACAAGCTGCACCGCAAGCAGATGCAGACCCTGCGCCGCCAGATGCAGATCGTGTTCCAGGACCCGTACGCCTCGGTCGACCCGCGCATGCCGGTCAACGAGATCATCGCCGAGCCGCTGCGCATCCACGGGCTGTACGAGAAGGGCGGCCGGGAGCGGGTGCGCGAGCTGCTCGCCACGGTCGGCCTGCGGCCCGAGCACGGCAACCGGTACCCGCACGAGTTCTCCGGCGGCCAGCGGCAGCGCATCGGCATCGCCCGAGCGCTCGCGCTGCAGCCGAAGCTGCTCGTGCTGGACGAGCCCGTGTCCGCACTGGACGTGTCCATCCAGGCCGGTGTGCTGAACCTGCTGCAGGACCTGCAGGCGGAGTTCGGCCTGTCGTACCTGTTCGTCTCGCACGACCTGTCCGTCGTCCGGCACATCGCCAACCGCATCGCGGTGATGTACCTCGGCAAGATCGTGGAGACGGCGCCGTCGGAAGAGCTGTTCTCCAACCCGGCGCACCCGTACACGCAGGCGCTGATCTCGGCGATCCCGGTGCCCGACCCGCGCAAGGAGCGCAGCCGGGAGCGGATCGTGATCACCGGTGACGTGCCCAGCCCGGCGAACCCGCCCAGCGGCTGCCGGTTCCGCACGCGGTGCCCCAAGTTCGCGAACGAGCTGTCGGACGCCGAGCGGACGAAGTGCATCGACGAGGAGCCGTTGCTCGTCGACCACGGGCAGGGACACCCGTCGGCCTGCCACTACGCCGAGGCGCGACAGCTGATCTGA